Below is a window of Yimella sp. cx-51 DNA.
GCGTGCACGGCGGGCGGAGATGAGATCGGCGCAGATCGAGCCCATCGTGCGGCGTGTGCGGCGCAGGCGCAGGTTGGTGCGCGTCGGGGTCCACTGCGCACTCGGCACGACCGAGCGGCCTACCCGGACGATGAGTTCGGCGGCTGCGCTGGTGGCGTCCAGCAGGTCGTCGGTGCGGGACGACAGGTCGGTCGAGAACAACGCGCGGCCCACGGCGTCGAGGGCGACCCGGTGCATCAGGTCACTGAAGTCGACGATGTCGCCGTCGCTGCGCGGACCGAGTGTTTCGCCGAAGCAGTCACGCGCCGCATCACGCACCTGCTCGCCCACCGCGGCGAGGCGGTGGTGGTGGAACGCCGGTGCGGCGAGGCGGCGATGTTCGATCCAGTTGGGCTCGGCCGAGGCGAGCAACCCCGGGCCGGTCACTCGTGCCAGCGCGGCGTACTGGACGGTCTGCTTGCTCCAGTTGCGGGCCGAGGTCTGCAGGATCTGCCGCACATCCTGCGGGTCGTTGAAAAGCACGGCCGGACTGCCCGGGACCGGGAAAGCGACGGTGTCGCCGTACTGCCGGGTCACGCGGGAGAGGAAGGTGAGCGGGTCTCGTCGCACCGACCGGAAGACCTTGGCCATGTCGGCGGCGGTCGGCCCGTCGACCCCGATATCGGTGGGGGACAACGACTCCAAGCGCTCCTGCACGTTCATCGCTGCGCCTGGTCGCGACGTCCGAGCCAGGTCCAGACCACGCAGGTGAGCAGCACCAGACCGAATCCGAACGCGAGGTCCTCGACCGGCGCGTAGCCGATGCGGCCGTCGCCGAACATCGTCACCTTCTCGCTGCCGATGATCACGTCGGGGTTGTAGTTGACGATGCGGCGACCGGTCAGCCAGCCGTTGGTCAGCACCTGGAAGAAGACGATGATCGCGTAGGAGATCCACCAGACGGCGGTGGTGATGACGCGGGTGCGTGCCACCCAGAGGTCGAGGACCAGCACCACCACGACGCCGATCGCGGCAAGAGCGGTGTAGCTCATCGGGTCACCTCATCGGACGCGCCTTTTCGGCGCAGCACCGATCGCACGCCCTCGAGCGTGATGATCGTGACCAGCGGGATCACGATGAAGAAGGAGATCTCCTCCAGCGGCAGGTCGAGGATGCGCCACGGGAGGGTCTGGTCGTCGTCGAACCACCAGTGCCCGGCGTGGGTGACGATGAGATCCCAGACCAGGAACGGCGTGCCCGCGATCAGGATGCTCAGCAACACCCGGCGCCACTGCTTGGGCAGATCGAGTTTGAAGAGTGCGATCAACGGCAGCGTCGCGGCCAGGCAGAAGCCCAACATCGCTGCGTACGAGAGGTTTTCCCAGGTCATCCGGCGCTCAGTGTGCTCGCCGAATCGAGCGGAGTGGAGGAGTTGTCACCGATCAATCGTTTCAGCACCAGTTCGGCGCTGATCAGGCACATCGGCAGACCGACGCCCGGCACAGTGCTCGACCCCGCGTAGTACAGACCCTCGACCTTGGACGAGACGTTGGAGGGCCGCAGGAAGGCGCTCTGACGCAGCGTGTGCTCCAATCCGAGCGCGCTGCCCTGCCACGCGTTGAAGTCGTCGGCGAAATCGGCTGGTCCGATGGTGCGGCGCACGGCGATGCGCTCACGCAGATCGGGTACGTCCGCCCACGCGGCGATCTGGTCGATCGCGGCATCGACGGCCCGTTCGATGATCGGTGAACCTGCGCCGTCGTCCCCGCCGTGCCCGATCTCCACGTCGGACGGCACGGGGATGAGGACGAAGAGGTTCTCGTCGCCCTCAGGAGCGACGCTGGAATCAGTGCGTGACGGGGTGCAGACGTAGATGGACGCAGGATCGGGCACCTGCGCGTCCTTGCCGAAGATCTGCTCGAAGTTGCGCTTCCAGTCGGTGGTGAAGAACAACGAGTGGTGCGGCAGTTCGGGCACGCGTCCGGAGACTCCGAGTAGCGCGAGGACGGCACCGAAGCCCGGGTCGCGACGCTCCCACGACTTCTCCGGGTGCGACTGTTCGGAAGCCGGCAGCAAGGTGGTTTCGACGTGGTGCAGGTCGGTGGCGGCCACCACGATGTCGGCGTCGATCTGCTGCGCTGCGCCGTCTCGCAGGTAGTCGACTCCGCGCGCCTGAGGCGGTTTGCCCTCGGTGCGGATGGCGGTCACCTGCGCGCCGGTGTGCACCCGCACGCCGTGCTGCACCGCGAGCCGCTCCACCGCTTCGATCAGCCGGGTGAAGCCGCCGAGCGGGTAGAGCACCTGATCGCCGAGATCGAGACGGCTCATCAGGTGGTACATGCTCGGCGCCCGATCGGGGGAGGAGCCCAGGAAAACCGCGGGATAGCCCAGGATCTGGCGCAGCCGCACGTCCTTGAACCGGGCGGCGATGTGGCTCCCGAGTGACCGCGTGAGCAGCAGACCCAGCTTCGGGCTGCGGCGCAGCACGTCGAGTCCGAGAAACGAGGCCGTGGAGTCGAAGTTGCTGTAGAGGAAGCGCCGCAACGCCATGTCGTAGGTGTCCTGGGCCGACTCCAGATAGGCGCCCAGCTTGCGTCCGGCGCCCGGCTCGATCGTCTCGAAGAGTTCGGTGTTGTGCGCGACGTCGGGTCGGACGTCCACGGCTTCGTCGGCGTCCTGGAAGAAGACGCGATAGCTCGGGTCGAGGGTCACCAGGTCGAGTTCGGCCTCGACGGTGGTGCCGAGCAGTTCGAAGAAGTGCTCGAAGACCTCCGGCATGAGCCACCACGAGGCGCCGGTGTCGAAGCGGAAGCCGTCGCGTTCGTAGCTGCCGACCCGCCCACCGAGCTCATCGTTCTTCTCCAACAGGTCGACGCTGAACCCACGAGAGGCCAGTAGAGCAGCCGTCGCCAGGCCCGCGATGCCGCCGCCGATCACCACCACCGACTGCTGCTCGTCGGGGGCTGCGTATTCGGTGTTCATCGGCGGTCCTTATAACGAGAGCTGGCGGCGATTCGGAGCTTCACCGGGTTGGGCACCCGCACGCGCTGGCGGCGGATCTGCTCGGCCGGGGTGGCACGCAGTCGAGCGGCCAGTTCGGCGAAGGTGTCGTGGGCGGCTCGCACGGCCGGACGGCTGCTGCCCGGGAGCCCGGGGATCACCGCGTTGGCCGCTGCCAGATCGGCATCGATGTCGTCGAGGATGCGGTCGCGGTCGGCGTCCTGGAAGTTGTCGGGGTCGAGACCGGGGAAGTACGAGCGGTGCAGCAGGTCCTTGTCATCGGCCAGGTCGCGGATGAAGTTGATCTTCTGGAACGCGGCACCCAGGCGTTGCGCTCCGGGGGCGAGACGTTCGTAGTCCTTCACCTGATCGAGCTGCTCGGCGGCGATGAACGTGCGCAGACACATCAGCCCGACCACTTCGGCCGAACCGTAGACATAACGGTCGAAGGTCTCGGGGGTGTGGGTGGTGCGGTGAAGGTCCATGCGCATCGACTCGAAGAACGGGTCGATCAGTTCGTGCCCGATGCCGCATTCGCGGGCGGTGAGGGCGAAGGCGTGCACCACGAGGTTCGAGCTGTATCCGGTGAGCAGGGCGTGGGTGACGTCGTCCTGCAGCCAGGTGAGCATGCGATCCCGGGCATCCACTGGCACACCAGGATCGGGATTGTCGACGATCTCGTCGGCGATCCGCACCAACGCGTAGGCGTGGGCGACATGGATGCGCACCGGCTTGGCCAGCAGCCGCGACGCGAGTCCGAAGGAGGTGGAGTAGTTGCGGATGACCAGCGAGGCGCTGGCCGAAGCCACTGAGGCGTAAAGGTTTTCGGGTGCCGCGCTCAAGCTGCTGCCCCGTCCACCAGCAACGAAAGACCCTCGGTCACCGGCGTGGGCAGAGCGCTCGGCAAGCCGAGAAGCTCGATCTCCGACGCCGCCAGGGCGAGTTCGCGATGCACGGTGTCCTCCACGAATTGGCGCGAGCCGCTGATGGTGAGCAGGTGCCGTGCTCGGGCGAGTTCGGCATCGTCCAGGTCGCGACCGAGGTAGTGCTCGATCTGCGGCCACTGCTGGGTGTTGCGGGCGTGCACCAGCAACGGTGTCTGCTTGCTGGTGCGTAGGTCGCAGGTGGCGCTCTTGCGGGTCAGGGCAGGATCGCCGAAGACACCAGCGAGATCGTCGACGAGTTGGAAGGCCGTGCCCAGGCTGCGTCCGAGCGCGCCGCAGCGACGCACCGTCTCCTGGTCGGCCCCGGCCAGCAGCGCGCCGGCCTTGAGCGGTAGCGAGAAGGAGTAGGCGCTCGTCTTCTGTTGCGCCATGCGCAGGCTCTCGGCCATCGAGCCCGAGCCCAGATGCAGCGAGAGCCGGACGTCGGCGTACTCGCCTGCGGCGGTGGTGTGCAGTGCCTCGTCGAAGTGGTCGAGCAGGGTCAGCAGCAGATCACCCGGCAGATCGGTGGTGGCGACGGCTCGCACTGCGGCCGAGAGGGCCAGATCGCCCACCAGGATGCCGGCGGTGATGGACAACGTGGCCGCGCCTTCGTCATCGGCGCCCTGGGCGCCCGCCCAGGTGCGGAAGGCGCCGCTGACGTTGGGTCGTCCGCGGCGGATGTCGTCGCCGTCGATTACGTCGTCATGGATCACGAATGCGGTGTGCAGCAGCTCGATTGCCGCGCCTACCTGCACAGCCTGGTCGGTGCGTGCGCCACCGAAGGCGTCATGAGCTTGGAGGACGAGGATCGGGCGAAAGCGCTTGCCGCCAGCAGCGGCGTCCCCCAGCGCGTCCCACAACACGGTGTGGTCAGGGTTGACGGTCTCGGTGCGTGCGCGACCCTCACGCAGCAGGCGGGCGAGGGCGTGATCAACGGCTTCGGCGTCTGTACGCGCCGGATCGGTCATTCGTCACTCCCAGGGCTCGACCTGTCGATTCCTGATTATTCCATCATAGAAACAATCAGGATGTCGGACGTGACCCTCCTGCCGCCATGAATGCGTCGTGGATCTCGGTCAGCATCCGGGTGAACGCCTCGACCTGCTCGGGGTCATGATCGGCCAATACCGCATCAAGTGCCGTATTCACCTGTTCGAACTGAGAATTGCTGTGCTGCAACGCAGTTGGCGTTGCGCGGATCAGCACCCGCCTGGCGTCCACCGGTGAGGTGGAGCGCTCGGCATGGCCCGAGGCAACCAACCGATTCACCAGCGCGGTGGTCGCCGGAGGGGAGAGGCCGAGGGCGCGGCTGAGCTCGGTGGAGCTGACGCCCTCGGGCTCATTGCGCAGGACGCCGATGGCGTGCACATTCGTTGCGGGTACGCCGAGGTTGCGCGCGACCGTGTTGACGTGTTGGTCAGAGACCAGCGCGATCTGCCGCAGGAGTTCGTGGATCTCGCGCATCATCGCCTTTCTGGTCTCGGGGGTGGTGACGATTCTTGCACCGCGACCGGCGTCATCTCGTCTGTCGGATGCATCGATCGGGGAGGAGCCCGTGGGCTCCTGGGCCTGCTGATTGCCGTGCGTCAGGTCAGCCCGCGTCGGAGTCGTCCACCCGCAACTCGGCAATGGCGGCGTCCAGCATGGGTTCGGTGAGCTTGCCGGTGAAGGTGTTCTGCTGGCTGACGTGGTAGCTGCCCACCAGCTTCACCTCGCGAGTTCCGTTGCGCAGCAAAGTAGTTGCGGCATGGCCGAACTTCGGCTGCGGTCGCGGCACCTCCCAGCCGAGCCGGCGCGCGGCAGCCAGGGTGGCGTCCCAGGCGAACGACCCGAGGGCGAAGATCGAGTGCAGGTGCGGCTGCGCCAGTTGCAGGTCGCGATCGAGCCACGGGGCGCAGGTGATGCGCTCGACGGTAGTGGGTTTGTTGTCCGGAGGGGCGCAACGCACGGCCGAGACGATCCGTAGGTCGAGCAGTTCGAGTCCGTCGCCGGCGTGCTCGGACGCCGCCTGACTGGCGTAACCGGCACGTTGGAAGGCGGCGTAGAGCCAGTCGCCCGACCGGTCGCCGGTGAACATGCGGCCGGTGCGATTGGCGCCGTTGGCCGCCGGGGCGAGCCCGACCACGAGCACCCGGGCTTTCGGATCGCCGAAGCCTGGCACCGGACGTCCCCAATACGGTTGCGCAGCAAAGGAAGACCGCTTGGTCTCGGCGACATCCTCGCGCCATTCCACCAGTCGCGGGCAGGCCCGGCAGACCGAGATGCGGGCGTCCAATTGTGTTTGTCGGGGCGACGATTGGGCCAGTGCAGCCACCTGCTCGGCATGGCACGCGATCGGTGTGCGCGCAGTGGCGACGTCGCCTGGCCAGCCGCGACCGGGCGGCACCGGGGACGCGAAAGGCTCACCCGTGACCGGGTGCGGCAAGGGCTCGGACGACATGGCGCCATTGTGGCCGAGGACTCATGTGACTGAGCCCAACCCGGCCTTTACTCCGGACGTCCAGACCGTGATCAAGGTTGTGGGAGAGGATGACCGCGTGACGACGACGCAGATGGCGGCGGGCCTGACCAGTGCCCAGGTGCAGGAACGGGTAGCGCGCGGGGAGGTCAACGAGTCACAGGACCAGAACTCACGTTCGGTCGCCGACATCCTGCGGGTCAACATCTTCACCCGTATCAACGCCATTCTCGCGGTGCTCTTCGCGCTGGTGCTGGTCACCGGCTCCTACCGCAACGGGCTGTTCGGTCTGCTCATCGTCATCAACAGCGGCATCGGTATCGCCCAGGAACTTCGGGCGAAACGGACGCTGGAGAAGCTCACGATCGTCGGTCAGGCGACCGTCGAGGTGGTGCGTGACGGCGCCACCACGAGGATCCCGACCAATCAGATCGTGGTCGACGACCTGGTCGAACTCGCGCCAGGTGATCAGATCGTGGTCGACGGGCAGGTAGCTGCTGCAGTCGAACTCAGCGTCGACGAGTCACTGCTGACCGGTGAGGCGGATGCCGTCGCGAAGCACCCGGGCGACACCCTGCGATCGGGCAGCTTTGTGATCGCCGGTTCCGGATCGATGCATGTCACCAAGGTGGGCGCCGATTCGTACGCCGCCAAGCTCGCCGCAGAAGCGGGCGCTTTCAGCCTGGCGAAGTCGCAGCTACGGGCGGGCATCGACCAGATCCTGAAGGTCATCACCTACCTGCTGATTCCCGCGGGCATCCTGACGATCGTCAACCAGTTGCTGCTCGCCAAGCAGGATTGGCAGCGCGGACTGCTGGGCATGGTCGCCGCGCTGGTGCCGATGGTGCCCGAAGGGCTGGTGCTGCTCACCTCTGTCGCGTTCGCCGTCGGTGTCATCCGACTCGGACGCCGGCAATGCCTCGTCAACGAGCTGCCGGCCATCGAAGGCTTGGCCCGGGTCGACGTCGTCTGCACCGACAAGACCGGCACCCTCACCGAGCTCGGTCTCACCCTTGACCGTGTCGACCAGGTGGGGCAGGAGCCGGTCGCCGACGCGCTGGCCGCACTCGGGGCCGCAGACCCGCATCCGGACGCGACCGTCCAGGCGATCCACGAAGCCCATCCGGGCAACCCCGGCTGGACGGTGACGGCGGTCGCGCCGTTCAGCTCGGCCAAGAAGTGGTCGGGCGTCTCGTTCGAGGGCAACGGCAACTGGCTGCTCGGCGCGCCCGACATCCTGCTCGACCCCGAATCGCCGGTCGCCGAGCAGGCTCAAGAGGCCGGATCGCAAGGCGCTCGCGTGTTGCTGGTCGCCACCTCCGACCGGGCGGTCAACGCAGCAGGAGCTCCCGGCGTGGTCACTGCGCAGGCGCTGCTCATCTTCGAGCAACGAGTGCGACCGGACGCCCGCGCCACCATCGAGTACTTCCACCGTCAAGGCGTCCAGGTGAAGGTGATCTCTGGCGACAACGCGGTCAGCGTCGGAGCTGTGGCGGCATCGCTGGGCATCGGCTCCCCGCAGACCGCGGTCGATGCACGCACGCTGCCCGAGGGTGGGCCGGAGTTCATCGAGGCCGTGGAGAAGGGTGTCGTCTTCGGTCGGGTGCGCCCCGACCAGAAGAAGGCGATGGTCGACGCGCTGCAGGCCAAGGGCCACGTCGTGGCGATGACCGGTGACGGCGTCAACGACGTGCTCGCGCTGAAGCAGGCGGACGTCGGTGTGGCGATGGGCAGCGGCAGTTCGGCGGCCCGCGCGGTGTCGCAGATCGTCCTGCTCAACAACAAGTTCGCCACGCTACCCTATGTCGTGGCCGAAGGTCGACGCGTCATCGGCAACATTGAGCGCGTCGCCCATCTCTACCTCACCAAGACGATCTACGCGGTCACCCTCGCCTTGCTGGTGGGCCTGCTCGGCCTGAGCGCGCAGGCGCTGCACACGCCCGAGGTGTCGTATCCCTTCCAGCCGATCCACACCACCATCGCGGCGTGGTTCACCATCGGCGTGCCGTCCTTCGTGCTCTCGCTCGCGCCCAACCACGACCGGGCGCGCGACGGATTCGTCCGACGGGTGTTGCGACTCGCGGTGCCCTCGGGTCTGGTAGTTGCTGCGGTGACTCTCGCCTGCTACCTGCTGGTGCGTCCCGATGGTGCCAGCGGCGCCTCCGTGGGCGCTGGCGCCTCGTCGATGTCGGCAGCGCATCAGCAAGCAGCCACTGCCTGCCTGGTGGCGATGATTGGTGCGTCGTGGTGGGTGCTGGTGCTCGTGGCCCGGCCGCTCAACCGTTGGCGCCTCGCGCTCGTCGCGCTCTGCCTCCTCACGTACGTGCCGTTGTTCCTGCTGCCCTTCACCCAGGAGCAGTTGCTGCTCGACCCGTCCAACACCCGATCGATGGCGATCGGTATCGCGCTCGCGGTGACCGGGATGGTGCTCATCGAGTTGCTGCACCGCAGGGTGTCGCGGTCGGTCGAAGCGCCGGAGAAGGCCGAACATCCCTGACCGGAATTCATCGTGAAGCGATGCTGTGGCATCGTGGTGCGGTGGAACAATCTTCGGAATCGAAGTCATCGACCGGTGCCGCCGTCCGCGAACTCACTCTTCGTGGCGTCGTCATCGGCGGTCTCATCACGCTGGTCTTCACCGCGGCGAATGTCTACCTCGGCCTGAAGGTCGGGCTGACCTTCGCGACGTCCATCCCTGCGGCGGTCATCTCGATGGCGGTGCTGCGTTACTTCGCCGATCACTCGATCATCGAGAACAACATCGTGCAGACGATCGCGTCGGCAGCGGGCACGTTGTCGGCGATCATCTTCGTGCTGCCCGGCCTGGTGATGATCGGCTGGTGGAGCGGCTTCCCGTACTGGACCACCGCCGCCGTCTGCGCGGTCGGCGGAATCCTCGGCGTGATGTATTCGATCCCGCTGCGGCGGGCGCTGGTCACCGGTTCTGATCTGCCCTATCCCGAAGGCGTCGCCGCGGCCGAGGTGCTGAAGGTCGGTGACAGCAGCGAGGGCGCGCAGGAGAACAAGCGCGGCCTGCGCGTCATCGTCGTCGGTGCGCTCTCGGCAGCCGGTTTCTCCCTGCTGGCGGCCTTCAAGGTGATCGGCAACACCCTGGAGAAGACCTTCCGGGTGGGCTCCGGCGGCACGATGGTCGGCTCAAGCCTGTCGCTCGCGCTGATCGGGGTGGGTCACCTCGTGGGAATGTCGGTGGGCGTGGCGATGATCGTCGGACTGCTCATCTCCTACGGCGTGCTGCTGCCCACGCTCTCCTCGGGTGAAGTGCCCCGCACCGGTGACATCACCGATGCCGTCGGCACGGTCTTCTCCCAGGACGTCCGCTTCATCGGTGCCGGTGCGATCGCGGTGGCCGCCGTCTGGACCCTGCTGAAGATCATCGGTCCGATCATCAAGGGCATCAAGGACGCCATCAGCTCGGCCGGTGCCCGCCGCAGTGGGCAGGAGGTGCCGCTCACCGAGCGCGACATGCCGATCACTGTCGTCGGCGGAGTGATTCTTGCGTCGATGGTGCCGATCGGCGTCCTGCTCTGGGGCTTCGTGCAGGACACCGTGATCGCCGACCACGTCGGTGGTCTGATCGCGGTGAGCGTGCTCTTCGTGCTGCTCATCGGCCTGGTCGTCGCGTCGGTGTGCGGTTACATGGCCGGTCTCATCGGCGCCTCCAACTCACCGATCTCCGGCGTCGGCATCCTGGTGGTGCTGGCCGCAGCGCTGCTCATCAAGGCCACCCACGGCGGGGACGCTTCGCAGACCACGGCGCTTGTGGCGTATACCTTGTTCACCTCCGCCGTCGTCTTCGGTGTCGCGACGATCTCCAACGACAACCTGCAAGACCTCAAGACCGGCCAGTTGGT
It encodes the following:
- a CDS encoding cytochrome P450, with product MNVQERLESLSPTDIGVDGPTAADMAKVFRSVRRDPLTFLSRVTRQYGDTVAFPVPGSPAVLFNDPQDVRQILQTSARNWSKQTVQYAALARVTGPGLLASAEPNWIEHRRLAAPAFHHHRLAAVGEQVRDAARDCFGETLGPRSDGDIVDFSDLMHRVALDAVGRALFSTDLSSRTDDLLDATSAAAELIVRVGRSVVPSAQWTPTRTNLRLRRTRRTMGSICADLISARRARSSDGQHGDDLLGLLLDGGLSDQEITDELITMVIAGHETVAAALSWTLMLLAEHPQMQQELRSELTGHHNPSMLTGRDQLPWTHAVIDETLRLYPPAWALSRRSRGEEVVGGSITLPAGTLAIISPWILHRRRSDWPDAETFRPERFLGTTPPRQGYIPFGQGPRLCIGREFAIGEMVVVLAELLRDHRISLPDGWRRPAHQTRVAVHPSGGMPLRVDPIRSA
- a CDS encoding lycopene cyclase domain-containing protein, producing the protein MSYTALAAIGVVVVLVLDLWVARTRVITTAVWWISYAIIVFFQVLTNGWLTGRRIVNYNPDVIIGSEKVTMFGDGRIGYAPVEDLAFGFGLVLLTCVVWTWLGRRDQAQR
- a CDS encoding lycopene cyclase domain-containing protein; the encoded protein is MTWENLSYAAMLGFCLAATLPLIALFKLDLPKQWRRVLLSILIAGTPFLVWDLIVTHAGHWWFDDDQTLPWRILDLPLEEISFFIVIPLVTIITLEGVRSVLRRKGASDEVTR
- the crtI gene encoding phytoene desaturase family protein, whose product is MNTEYAAPDEQQSVVVIGGGIAGLATAALLASRGFSVDLLEKNDELGGRVGSYERDGFRFDTGASWWLMPEVFEHFFELLGTTVEAELDLVTLDPSYRVFFQDADEAVDVRPDVAHNTELFETIEPGAGRKLGAYLESAQDTYDMALRRFLYSNFDSTASFLGLDVLRRSPKLGLLLTRSLGSHIAARFKDVRLRQILGYPAVFLGSSPDRAPSMYHLMSRLDLGDQVLYPLGGFTRLIEAVERLAVQHGVRVHTGAQVTAIRTEGKPPQARGVDYLRDGAAQQIDADIVVAATDLHHVETTLLPASEQSHPEKSWERRDPGFGAVLALLGVSGRVPELPHHSLFFTTDWKRNFEQIFGKDAQVPDPASIYVCTPSRTDSSVAPEGDENLFVLIPVPSDVEIGHGGDDGAGSPIIERAVDAAIDQIAAWADVPDLRERIAVRRTIGPADFADDFNAWQGSALGLEHTLRQSAFLRPSNVSSKVEGLYYAGSSTVPGVGLPMCLISAELVLKRLIGDNSSTPLDSASTLSAG
- a CDS encoding squalene/phytoene synthase family protein is translated as MASASASLVIRNYSTSFGLASRLLAKPVRIHVAHAYALVRIADEIVDNPDPGVPVDARDRMLTWLQDDVTHALLTGYSSNLVVHAFALTARECGIGHELIDPFFESMRMDLHRTTHTPETFDRYVYGSAEVVGLMCLRTFIAAEQLDQVKDYERLAPGAQRLGAAFQKINFIRDLADDKDLLHRSYFPGLDPDNFQDADRDRILDDIDADLAAANAVIPGLPGSSRPAVRAAHDTFAELAARLRATPAEQIRRQRVRVPNPVKLRIAASSRYKDRR
- a CDS encoding polyprenyl synthetase family protein, whose protein sequence is MTDPARTDAEAVDHALARLLREGRARTETVNPDHTVLWDALGDAAAGGKRFRPILVLQAHDAFGGARTDQAVQVGAAIELLHTAFVIHDDVIDGDDIRRGRPNVSGAFRTWAGAQGADDEGAATLSITAGILVGDLALSAAVRAVATTDLPGDLLLTLLDHFDEALHTTAAGEYADVRLSLHLGSGSMAESLRMAQQKTSAYSFSLPLKAGALLAGADQETVRRCGALGRSLGTAFQLVDDLAGVFGDPALTRKSATCDLRTSKQTPLLVHARNTQQWPQIEHYLGRDLDDAELARARHLLTISGSRQFVEDTVHRELALAASEIELLGLPSALPTPVTEGLSLLVDGAAA
- a CDS encoding MarR family winged helix-turn-helix transcriptional regulator, with amino-acid sequence MREIHELLRQIALVSDQHVNTVARNLGVPATNVHAIGVLRNEPEGVSSTELSRALGLSPPATTALVNRLVASGHAERSTSPVDARRVLIRATPTALQHSNSQFEQVNTALDAVLADHDPEQVEAFTRMLTEIHDAFMAAGGSRPTS
- a CDS encoding uracil-DNA glycosylase, whose translation is MSSEPLPHPVTGEPFASPVPPGRGWPGDVATARTPIACHAEQVAALAQSSPRQTQLDARISVCRACPRLVEWREDVAETKRSSFAAQPYWGRPVPGFGDPKARVLVVGLAPAANGANRTGRMFTGDRSGDWLYAAFQRAGYASQAASEHAGDGLELLDLRIVSAVRCAPPDNKPTTVERITCAPWLDRDLQLAQPHLHSIFALGSFAWDATLAAARRLGWEVPRPQPKFGHAATTLLRNGTREVKLVGSYHVSQQNTFTGKLTEPMLDAAIAELRVDDSDAG
- a CDS encoding HAD-IC family P-type ATPase; the protein is MTEPNPAFTPDVQTVIKVVGEDDRVTTTQMAAGLTSAQVQERVARGEVNESQDQNSRSVADILRVNIFTRINAILAVLFALVLVTGSYRNGLFGLLIVINSGIGIAQELRAKRTLEKLTIVGQATVEVVRDGATTRIPTNQIVVDDLVELAPGDQIVVDGQVAAAVELSVDESLLTGEADAVAKHPGDTLRSGSFVIAGSGSMHVTKVGADSYAAKLAAEAGAFSLAKSQLRAGIDQILKVITYLLIPAGILTIVNQLLLAKQDWQRGLLGMVAALVPMVPEGLVLLTSVAFAVGVIRLGRRQCLVNELPAIEGLARVDVVCTDKTGTLTELGLTLDRVDQVGQEPVADALAALGAADPHPDATVQAIHEAHPGNPGWTVTAVAPFSSAKKWSGVSFEGNGNWLLGAPDILLDPESPVAEQAQEAGSQGARVLLVATSDRAVNAAGAPGVVTAQALLIFEQRVRPDARATIEYFHRQGVQVKVISGDNAVSVGAVAASLGIGSPQTAVDARTLPEGGPEFIEAVEKGVVFGRVRPDQKKAMVDALQAKGHVVAMTGDGVNDVLALKQADVGVAMGSGSSAARAVSQIVLLNNKFATLPYVVAEGRRVIGNIERVAHLYLTKTIYAVTLALLVGLLGLSAQALHTPEVSYPFQPIHTTIAAWFTIGVPSFVLSLAPNHDRARDGFVRRVLRLAVPSGLVVAAVTLACYLLVRPDGASGASVGAGASSMSAAHQQAATACLVAMIGASWWVLVLVARPLNRWRLALVALCLLTYVPLFLLPFTQEQLLLDPSNTRSMAIGIALAVTGMVLIELLHRRVSRSVEAPEKAEHP
- a CDS encoding OPT family oligopeptide transporter, encoding MEQSSESKSSTGAAVRELTLRGVVIGGLITLVFTAANVYLGLKVGLTFATSIPAAVISMAVLRYFADHSIIENNIVQTIASAAGTLSAIIFVLPGLVMIGWWSGFPYWTTAAVCAVGGILGVMYSIPLRRALVTGSDLPYPEGVAAAEVLKVGDSSEGAQENKRGLRVIVVGALSAAGFSLLAAFKVIGNTLEKTFRVGSGGTMVGSSLSLALIGVGHLVGMSVGVAMIVGLLISYGVLLPTLSSGEVPRTGDITDAVGTVFSQDVRFIGAGAIAVAAVWTLLKIIGPIIKGIKDAISSAGARRSGQEVPLTERDMPITVVGGVILASMVPIGVLLWGFVQDTVIADHVGGLIAVSVLFVLLIGLVVASVCGYMAGLIGASNSPISGVGILVVLAAALLIKATHGGDASQTTALVAYTLFTSAVVFGVATISNDNLQDLKTGQLVGATPWKQQVALVIGVIFGSLVIPPVLQLMKTGFGFAGAPGAGPDALAAPQAALISSLAKGVFGGSLDWGLIGIGALIGAGVIAVDEIISRITRFSLPPLAVGMGMYLPIALTLMIPIGALLGMFYDRWAGRSRDPERAKRFGILLATGLIVGESLFGVLFAGVVAATGEESPLGLVGDGFAGTAQWLGLIAFAVLVGLLYQWTRRVGASAEAAR